The window CCTTCAAGAGCTATCGCAAGGAGTGTCTGGCTGAGGTCGAAGTCCGGTACCTGAAGCGGCTACTGGCGCAGACTCAAGGAAGCATCAAAGATGCTTGCAGGCTCTCCGGGCTTTCGCGAACACGGTTATATGTGCTGATGAAAGAGCATAATATCAGTAAATAATTCTTCTTTTCTCCGCTCCTCGCTTTCTCCCCTTTTGCTGAACGACCGTGTGTTCTCTTTTTCGGGATTGTACCGTTTTTCGGAACAAGGTGTCCCGCTTTTGTGAACATGAATGATGGCCGCTGTGTTTATTTGGAGTACTCAAAATATACGCTATTTGCACTTAACTTACTTATATCTTGGTATTTTTATGTTTTGGCATCGAACTTGGTAAAGGCACAGTAACAGGCGCAAGTTTGTTGATCGGTTTATTGAGGGTGTCCCGGAGGATTCAGGGACTAGGTTCGATTCAAATATTTTAGAGTGAGTAAAGTATCATGAAAAAGATTTTCGCACTTATCCTGGCACTGTGCGCCATGTTCGCACTGACTGCCTGTAACGACGATGGCGGAAAGACTGCCAAGAATGAAACTGTGACCATTAAACTGGCAACCCAGCATCCCATTGAGCACATGGCTCACAAGGCCGCTGAGCGCGTCAAGGCTCGTATCGAGAAAGAAACCGAAGGCCGCGTTCAGGTGAAGATCTATCCTGCAAACCAGCTTGGTGACGCTTCTCAGATCTACGAAGAAGTCATCCGTGGCTCCATCGACGCCGCACACATCACCGTTCCCGATCAGTTCGACGCCCGTCTCGGTGCAGGCTTCCTGCCTTACATCGCTCGCGACTACGATCAGATCCGCGAAGTCTTTGCCTCCGATGCCTTCCTGCCCACTGAAATGGCAGCCATGCATGACAAACTGGGCGTGAAGTTCTTCTCCTACTTCGGTGAAGGTTTCATCGGCGCCGGTTCCGTTGTCCCGCTGGAAAACGTTGCCAAGGCCGGTGTTGAGAAGGGCATCATGCTCCGCGTGCCCGGTCTGGACGTCTTCAAGTTCGGTGCTGAAGAACTTGGTTTCCGCACCTCCTCCCTGCCTTACGCTGACACTTACTCCGCCCTGCAGACCGGCGTGGTAAAGGGTTGGATCGGTGGTCCGCCGAACCTGAACTACCTCGGTTTCCGTGACGTTATCAAATACTACTACCAGTACAACGTGAACTTTGAGTCCACCCAGTACGTCATGAACAAGAAGAAGTTCGAATCCATCTCCGAGGCTGACCGCAAGGTTGTTGAGTCCGCATTCGTGGACGAAGGTCAGCAGTCCTTCCTGATGGCAGAGAGCGAAGATCAGATGTACCGCAAGAAGCTCGAAGAAGCCGGTATCAAGGTCACCATGCTCACCACCCAGGAACTCGAAGATTGTGCCAAGTACGTCCGCGACAACGCCTGGCCCCGCCTTGAAAAGAACCTGACTCCTGAACTGCTGAACGGCATCAAGGCGTCCTACTAAGTCCTCTAAGACTGGTTAACAGTCATCAATGGCGACGTGGCGGGCCTCTCCAAATAACAACCGCCACGTCGCCAACCATCCCATTCCACATATTTTTTCCAGATATTCCCAAGAGGGGGGTCTTTTCATGCAACCTATTGAATTCGCACCGAGGCTGCCGCTGTGGAACGTGCTCGGCAAGTTTCAAAAAACGGTCATGGCCGCTACCAGCATCCTTATCGTTGGCATGATTTGCTACACGGTTATTGCCCGTTACGTTTTCGGCTCTGACTTTTACGGTTCCGAAGAACTCATCCAGATGCTGGCTTTTTGGCTCTACTTCATGGGAGCCGCTCAGGGTAGTCGCGAAAAAAGTCAGATCTCCGCTGACATTCTTACCTGCTACGTCACCAACGCCAAATGGTGTCGCATCGCCCAATTGGTCAAGGATGTCGTTACTGTCGCCATTTGTCTGCTGGTCACCTACTGGGCCTGTCTGTTTGTGGGGTGGGGGATCCAGATGATGCCTAAGTCTCCGGTATTCAGGCTTCCCATGCTTATCCCTCATACGGCCATTGGCCTCGGTTTCGTGCTCATGTCTTTGTATCATGTGGTCTACCTGATTCAGGACTTCATGACCCACATTAAAATGTGCCGAGCTGGCGAATAAAAGCCACCAGAAGGATTTAGAAAAATGATTATTACCATCGCAATACTTCTTCTTGTGGTCACGCTGTTCATTGGCGTTCCCATTCCGTTCGCCTTTTTCACATCGGCCGCATTCCTTATTTTTACCGGCGGATACGATCCGGGGTTCCTGTTGCCCTACGGCTTCGCCAAAATGAACTCCATTGTACTTCTTACCATTCCGCTGTTTATCATGGCCGGTGGCGTCATGGACAAAGGCGGCATCGGTGACCGCCTCGTGGATGTCGTAGACACCATCGCCGGGCGTGTTCGTGGCGGTCTTGGTATCGTTACTGTTGTTACCTGTGCCATTTTTGGCGCTGTTTCGGGGTCTTCCTCTGCAACTGTGTCCTGCATCGGTTCCATCATGATGCCCAAGCTCAAGAAAGCTGGTTATCCGGTTGGCCATGTCGCTGCACTGTTGGCCAACGCCGGCGTGCTTGGAATTCTGATTCCGCCTTCCATGCTGATGATTCTCTATGCATGGATGGGCAACCAATCCGTCCTGGCCTGCTTCCTGGCTGCGTTTGTCCCGGGTCTGATCGTCACCGTTCTACTGAGTGTAGTGAACCTGGTACTCTTGCGTAACAATAAGGACATTGAAGTGCGTCCTAGCGAGGATCTGGTCACCACCAGTAAGGTGTTTGCGGTCAAATCCGCTAAAGCTTCTCCGGCTCTGATGATGCCAGTCATCATTCTGGGCGGTATCTATGGCGGTATCATGACCCCCACCGAAGCCGCAGCCGTTGCCGTTCTCTACGCCATTCCGGTCGCCATGTTCTTCTACCGCGGCCTCAAGATGAAGAATCTCATGCAGACTCTCATTGAATCCGCCACCACCACCGGTGTCATCATGGCAATGATGTTCGCGGTTATGATCCTCTCCCGTCTCTACATCATGGAGAACCTGCCCGAGCAGATCATGAACGTGCTGACGTCCATCTCGGACAACAAGATGGTCATTATGCTGATGATTAACGTGTTCCTCGTGATTATGGGCATGCTTATGGATGACGTCTCCGGTATCCTGCTTGGTACCCCGATTTTGCTACCATTGGTCACCCAACTCGGCGTGGACCCCGTCCACTTTGCCGCGATCATGGGCGTTAACCTCGGCATGGGTAACGTTACGCCTCCCACGGCTCCGCTTCTGTATCTGTCGGGCCGTATATCGGGAGCGCAGGTTACTGAGATGCTCAAGCCGACCATGTACCTGATTCTCTTTGCATGGCTGCCCACATTGCTTCTTACCACTTACATCCCCGAGATCTCTCTTGGTCTTGTCAATCTGCTCATGAAGTAGTCGGAGGTTGAAATGGAAAGCATTAAAGAACTGTATCGCATCGGTGTGGGGCCTTCCTCTTCCCACACCATGGGCCCCAAAAAAGCGGCAGAGGAGTTCCTTGATCGCAACAAGGAAACCGAAACGTTCCGTGTTACCCTTTACGGATCATTGGCTGCTACGGGAAAAGGGCACCTCACGGATCAGGCTATTCTTTCCGTGTTGGGAGACGAGCGTACCTCCATCGTCTGGAAGCCCGAAGAAGAGCTGCCTGGCCACCCCAACGGAATGCAGTTCGAGGCCTTGTCCACTGACGGACAGACCATGGATGTGGCTCGTGTGTATTCCGTTGGTGGCGGGGCAATCCGCTATGAGGATGAGGGTGAGCGTGCGTCGGTCGAAGTCTACGACATGCCCAACCTGCTCTCTATACTGGAGATGTGCGAGGATAGGGGAATCACCTATTGGGAGTATGTAGAACAGTGTGAAGGTCCGGAAATCTGGGATTTTCTCAGGGAAGTATGGGCAGTCATGGAAGCCGCCGTAGAGCGTGGGCTGAACACGCAGGGCGTTTTGCCCGGTAGCATTGGTCTCAAGCGTCAGGCGTGGAGTTACTACACCAAGACCAAACTCTCGGGTGCCGACATGCAGCAGACCGGGCTTGTCACCGCCTATGCGTTAGCCGTGTCCGAAGAAAATGCTGCTGGAGGAACTATTGTCACCGCGCCTACCTGCGGCGCATGTGGCATCGTTCCCTCCGTCTTGCACTACCTGCGCCATTCGCAGGGTGTGAGTGAGAACGATATCCTGTGGGCATTGGCTACTGCCGCACTGTTCGGCAATGTCATCAAGCAGAATGGTTCCATCTCCGGTGCTGAAGTGGGCTGTCAAGGAGAGGTCGGTTCAGCCTGTGCCATGGCCTCAGCCGCCGCTACCCAGCTCATGGGTGGATCGGTTCGTCAGATCGAGTATGCTGCTGAAATGGGACTGGAACATCACCTGGGCCTGACCTGCGATCCTGTGGACGGGTTGGTGCAGATTCCCTGTATCGAGCGAAACGCCTGCGCCTCAAGTCGTGCGCTTGCTCGCGCTCAAATGGCCATACTTTCGGACGGCACCCATCGCATTCCGTTCGATGAAGTCGTACAGGTCATGATGCAGACCGGGCATGATCTGCCCAGCCTGTATCGTGAGACCTCCACAGGAGGGCTGGCTAAGGCCTATGACGCACGAAGGAAGGGATGTGCCTGCATCCGTTAGAAAGCTATAATTGAAAAGCCCCTCTCCCTGTTTGGGAGAGGGGCTTTTTTATGATTTATTCACTATTGCCTGTCAGTTGAAAAGCTGCCCAGAAAAATGGGGATGGGAATTCATTTTTTGTCTTCAACTGAGCCTCGCGGAGCGCGTCAGCACGGCTCATGTGCTTAAGGTTTCTGTAGAATTCAATCATCAAATAAGTGGTTTCTCTGTCCGGTACTGGCCATAGTGATGTGACAAGCGAGCGAGCTCCTGCAAAGAGGAAGCCTCGACTAAGGCCTATGACATCATCTCCACCTTTGACTTCTCCCATGCCAGTTTCACACGCTGAGAGGGTCACTAGGTCAGCATTCAGTTCCATACTGTACAGATCGTCTACGCTGAGGCGTCCGTCGTCTTTTGTAGTAGGTGTAAGCAGGATGGCGGATTCCAATGGGGCATCCGATTGGAATTTACCATGGGCTGCAATATGAATCATGCGGAAGAGTCTGCCTGCCTCTTGTAAAGATTGTTTCGTGGCCGATTCCCGAAGAAGGACAGTTGAGTCCGGCCACATCTTTTTGATCTCTCTGACCTCGACCTCTGCGCCAGAAAGGTCAAACATTGGGTCGCCCAGATCCGGATTACCAAGGAGCAGGATTTCATGTTGTTGTGTGGAGTGGCGACGTTCCAAAAAGCGCATTACACTGGCAGAGGGCAAAAAGCGTATCGTCGCAGAGTCAATAAGGTAACCTTCAGGTCCGATCAGGGCGTTGAAGGGGAGATAGTGCAAGACTCCGTGCCCCACGATTAACAGTCTTTCTCTCCCACGGTGGTTTGGTAGTGGGGCGATCAGTCGCGAGTACAGTTTGCGGCCCAGGGCTTGGGTTTGATCGGATTCACTAATGATCGCTTGCCTAAAGGCTTGAACATCTGCAGTGAGGTCTTGTGAATCCAGTCGAATGGCCTGGACCTCATGCTTTGTTACCATAAAAGCGTAAAGGTTCTGCTCGTACGAATAGTACTCGATCAAGGTTTCGCCGTCTCTTATGAAATCTTGGATGGCTTCCGGTTCAAGAGATTCGACCGTGGTCATGGTCGCAAGCTCGGGGTATTCACTCGATAGTTCTCTGCGTATGGCCCCGATGGCTCTTTTTTGCCTCTCTTTGTCATTTTGAGTGTTCCGCTGATCTGCTCGATAGAAGGCCGCTTCGGCTTGGTTCAGTCGAGCCAGGATTTCTTGCTGTTGTTCTGCAGTCTCTTGTTCCGGTGAAAAGGAGCTCCGTTGGGCGAGCAGGTCTACTAGTGCTCTGGCTTTTGCTCTTTCACAATACATCAGCGCTAAGCTGTCGAGTTTCTGGTTTACGAGCAGATCGATCATGTCTGCGTAAACCTTCTGCTTGCTGCTGATGTAGCCTATGCGCGAAGCTTCATTTCCCACCGACCCTCTTTGAAGTTCGATGGCTTCAATCGCTTTCCGGTAATATTCTTGGGCTGTCGGAATATTATTTTCCGCTTGTGCTATTCGCCCTCGGTCATAGAGCACATTCCAGTATATTGATCCGCTGTGTGAGACTTGATCCATACTCAAGAGTTCATCATATCCCTCTTTCGCTTGTTCAATATGCCCAGATTCGAGAAGGCTCTTGTACTTGATGTATTTATAGGGAAGATCCATGAAAAGAAAATAATCGCCTGAACCGGCAACTAACCCACCAAGAGCTTTAGCTAATTCATTAAAGGCGTACCTTTTGGATGTGACCTCCACAGCTTCGTCGTACATCCCGAGGGCGAAGTAGATTTTTGCCAATCCTCTATCACGATCTTCTTGGAGAAGGCTGAATGGATACCCAAGATATATTGCATTCAATTCGTCAATGGCTTTGAAAGCCCCTTCTCGGTCTCCTTTAAGAGCATATGCGTGGCCATAGAGTTTTATGAGCTCTATATAATTGAGCCTGTGCAGATCTTCCTTGATAGCGTATGCGTACCCATTTTGAGCTTCTGTAATCGCTTCGTCATATTCTCCTAGCTCAATGTACATCTCGCTTTTCAGCATGTAAGGTCTTGCCGACATATCAAAACCCATAACGCTCTTGTCGCCTGAATCGATCTTTTGTTCGAGCAGGTTTAAGCACCCCTCAAGTTTCTCAAACTCATAAAGCTTAAGATATGCTTCGCAGAGGCAGTATACCTCTGAAAAGCTCGAATCAGCGGATTCTACTCTTGGCTCCAGATAGTCTTTGTTTTCGGCGTATCTTGCCTCTGCTGTATTCGTCCATTCTGGAGGCTGCATATGGGCAACACAGCCACTAAGAAGCAGGAATGTAAGTGCTATAATGATCTTAACGGTATTCATAGCAACCTCCTCCCATATTACAGCAGTCTTTTTATGAGTGAGAAATCAAGGAATATGCTCTAAATCGTATTCTATGCGGACGAATAATTGAGGGCAATCTGAGATGGTAGAAAATAACGTAAGCGGGGTTCAAATCCTTTCTGCCATACAATAGAAAGTAAAAGAGGCCATCCTGAATTGGATAGCCTCTTTTTGTGTGTTGTTAAGGAATCGTGCTGGTCTTTCCGTGAGAGGAATAACCAATCTTTTTACAGGTAGAGATAGTGTGCCAAACAGATAGTGATGACAGCCGCCAACATAAGCATCGGGACACCAACTTTGATGAAGTCCTTGAATTCGTAGCCGCCCGCTTCCATTGCCAAAAGGTTGGCGGGAGAGGAGTAGGGGGAGATGAATGGGCATGCACAGGCTATGGTGGCTGTCATAACCAAGGCGTGTGGCGGGATCCCAAATGCAGGGGCTGCTTCAAGGGCTATGGGTATGACTAAGACGGCTGTGGCGGCACTTGGCAGGAACAGCCCAATGGATGTTGTCAGGAAGAACAGAGCGGCAAGTATTCCAAGCGGTGGCCATCCTCCAACTATTGATGTCCAGAACGAAGCAATGATGTCGGAACCGCCCGAATTGGTGATTGCCGTTGCAAGGGGGAGCATGCCGCCGATCAGCACGATAGTCTGCCAACTGATCTTGCGGTAAATTTTTTTGATATCAACGCATCCAGTCAGCATGAGAGTTAGTGCTGTCAGTATTGCCATCAGCACTGTGGGGAGTACTTCAAGCGCCATGCCTCCTGCCATAAGGGCTAGTATGGTCATGGTTATAGGAGCTTTGTGGCGCGCAGGCAGTACTTCGCAGCTTTCATGCGGCATGGTCAGCAGTACGAAGTTGATGCGTTCTTTGGTCAGGTTGAGGATGTCTTCCCAACCGCCGCAAACCAGCAATATGTCGCCGAAGCGAAGTTTGTGATTAGCAGCTTGGTCCGAGATGGTTTTCCCTCCTCTTCGTACGCTGAGTACTGTCACACGATACGTCTTGCCGAATTGGGAATCCCTTAATGTGTGACCAATGAGACCAGAGTCAGGGCCGATCAGGATCTCTGCGACTCCGATTTCTTGCAGCATGGCTTCACGTACACCGCCATGTAGCCGGCGTCGAAGTTGAAGCTTCTTCTTCTCTGCAACAGTCTCCAGCTTGTCGGTGTCTCCTAACAGCAGAAGAGTGTCATCCTGCGCAAACGGGCTGTCCAAGCATGGCTTGACGAAACGTCGACTTCGCAGAGTGGGCTTTTCAACCGCCAGCAGGTCAACGCCGTAGCTTTGCCTGAGACGAGCTTGAAAAATACTCTTACCAATGAGTGATGAGCCGGCCTTAATCCGAAAGCGGCGAATCTTATCCTCAAGTCCATACTTCTTAATGATTTCTTCGGTCCCGATTGTATTGGCGGTAGCATTGCGAAAGCCTTTGCGATCAAGGATGTGGCGACCCAAAAATAGCATGAAGAGTATGGCAACACTAAGTACACATATGCCAAACGGAGTAAAGGCAAAAAAATCGAGGGGTTCGAACCCGTTTGTAACCATGAGCTGGTTGGAAATCAGGTTCTGGGTGGACGCGACAAGTGTCATCATACCACTGATTAATGCTGCTGCAGAAATGGGGATCAGAAGTCGCTTTTTGTTGAGGTTGGTCTGCCTGCATACGGCGAGGGCCAGTGGAATAAATACAGCGACCGTGGCTGTGGAGTTCATGAACGAGCCGACAAGTCCGGCGCCTGCCATCATGAGGGCAAGCAGTCGCCACTCGCTTCCTTGGCCCATTTGCACCATGTTTTTTGCTAGCCGTTGGGCGACGCCTGTATAGGCAACAGAGTCGCTAACTACGAACATACAGACCAAAATGATGAGTACTGGATTTGAGAATCCGGCTATTGCTTCCTCTGGAGTCAATACGCCGCTCAAGCTCAGTCCGAGAATGACAAGGATTCCGATAATGTCGCCGCGAAGTCGGTTGCTAATGAAGAGCAGGGCTGCAGTACCGAAAATGGCAAAGGTGGTGATGGCGTCAGTAGTCAGTGTAAACATCAGTAGAATCTGAACAATGTCATTAAATTAAGTCAAGGTAATTTAAATCTATGCGTGATTCACAATGAGAACAAAGGTAAAAGGGATTTTAAGTCGATTTTTTGTAGATTTTTGTGATTTCACGCGTTTTCACAGGTTTTCACTGGTTTACAGTAATTATTTTGTATCATTGAATTAATGTTGATTTTTCGATCATACGTCATCACTTGATCACACTACCCATAACGCCTAAAAAGTTGTACAGGAGTTGTACAAAATCGGAGGCAAAATGGGCAAACAAGTATGGCATCGGGTAAAGCGAACCAAGAAAGAGGGTGGAGGAATCTATCCCGGCTTGCGGTATCGCGAACATCCAGAGCGTCGCCACGGCATCCACAAAGATCGGTATTATACCCTCACCTACAAGGTGAAGGGGAAGACTGTCTCTGAAGCATGCGGCTGGGCTAGTGAGGGATGGACGCCCACCAAGTGTTATGACCTGCTCCGAAAGCTCAAGGAGAATGCCAAGACTGGCCAGGGGCCATACACACTCAAGGACCAGAGAGATCGCAGAGAAAAGAAAGAGGCGCTTGAGCAGGCAAAGCTCATTACGTTGGATGAGATCTGGCCCAAGTATTTGAAGTTCGCCCAGACGAAGAAAAAGCAATCCACATGGGAGAAAGAGGAAGGGCATTACCGCTTGTGGCTCTCTCCCTGTTTGGGAGAACGTCCATTACGTCATATCGGAATGCCCGAGTGGGACGAGCTTGTTGCGAACCTAACGAGCAAGAAGAAAGCACCAAGAACGGTAGAGTATGTCACCGGGACGCTTCGACGTATCCTGAAGTATGCCTACGAGCGGCAAATCGTGGATGAAGCTCCTCCGTCCGGCAAGCGTATTGGTGTAACTGGACCCGGCAATAGCAACCGTCGGCTCAGGGTGATCAGACCCGATGAGGCAGAGGCGATTCTCGACTGTCTGGAAAAGTCGGACGAGGCTGCCTGGCGTATGACCAAGTTCGCTTTCCTGACCGGTTGCCGTGCCTCCGAGGCTTACAATTTGAGATGGCGTGATGTGGATCTGTTGGCCGAGCGGTTCACATTTACTGAGACCAAGAATAAGGATGCCCGGTCCTTGCCTATCTCTCCTTCCATCAGAGTACTCCTGGGGAGCGAGAAAGAACCCGAAGAATATGTGTTCACCAAAGAAAACGGTACCCCCTATTACCAAGCACCGGTAGCTTTCAAGAGGGTGGTAGATAAGGAGCTCAAGCTCAATGAGGGGCAAACCAAGAGAAACCGTCTGACTTTTCACAGCATTCGGCACACCGTAGCCACCAACCTCGCCAGGAGTCTGAATCTTCGCGACCTCATGGACGTCATGGGCTGGCGTACCGTTCAAATGGCCATGCGCTACGTCAAGGGGTCGGAGGACGCACAAGCTACGGCGCTGGCCGGGCTTGAAGGCGGGCTGTCGACGGATAAGGGCAAGGTCGTACCGTTACGCAGAGCGAATAACTAATCCGGAGAATTTGAATGATTGGTCATAAGAAATATGAAACTGCATCCGGCGTGCCTCTGCTTCTCTCAAGAAAATGCGGAAGATTGAATGGGATGCCTTTGAAATTGGCTCTTTCTAATGATGTTCCTCCAGAATCCATGTTGGAATGGTGCAGGGCTAGTGGCGTAGAATCTGTGTCTCTCTTTAGTGATGCGGCGGATGGCAGTAGATACGGAGATTACGTAGTTCGAGTTGAACATGATTCCTTTGAGAGCGCTGTTCATATACTCTACGCGTATTGGACCTTGCTTATAAAGAGGTATGCTGTCGATAGGCGGCAGATCGAATTCTTCAAGTGTGAGGATTCTTTGTTTTTGCAAGTTGATGCGAGGGCGTTTTCTAATGAACGAGGATATAAAGGGCTGCACTCAGTATATATAGCGATGAATAAGGAGATAAAACGTTTTTTGTCCGAAGGGGGGCTTAAGGTCAAAGTTGTAGCGATGATCAACCCTTTTCTACATTACGTTCCATGTTTCTCTGAAGAGTGGCATGCCAAAGAACAACTTATTAAACAATTGGATCCATCCGTTGATGCCCCACATCTCCTTCATGACTCTTGGAATGATATCCCCATAAATTGGGTAGAGTACTACACTCGACATAGGCCTAAGGTGCCCGCAAAGATGTCTTTGATGAGGGATGTCTTTTTGAGGGCCAAGCATGCTGTAGGACATAGTGTCTGGGCTTCCCCCTATCAATTGGGAAATCTCAAGCAGTGTGCACTGCTACAAGATGTTGCGTCCACAACCGTTTGGGAAGACGAAGACGAGCTGTATTTGTTGGGCGGGGTCTGCGGTGCCTTGAATGTTCGTTCATTCCGTCGGCTATGTGTCTGCGCTGGTGTTGTCAATCCCAAGATGCGAGAGGCTGATTATGCCTCTTCCTGGCTTACTCATGATATGCCTTCCAAACATTGTGAGGATTTGGCTCAACGATTTCAATATACCTGCCCAACCAACTGCGGTGTCACAACCCCCCTTGCATTGCCGTACATGCCAGCCGAAGCGGTTGGACCTGCTTCGTTGTTCTTTAACGATGGGAAGTATGTTTATCTTGCCGTGGACGGAAGGCCTGAAGCCGGAGAGCGAATTTGTACTTATTACCAAGCAATGCAGACTCTCCGTGATGAGTATGGAGAATACTGGGGCTACACGTTGAGTCCGGATCAAGGGCGTTCGTATTATTCTTTGAAGATTGCCGGGGAGAGCAAGAAGGCTATTTTGTTTTCGTTGGAAAAAATTGGAATTAAGGTTTTTAAGAAGGATTTGGCATACCAATTTGCTCTCTCTGTCGAAGAACTGGGGATTGCCGATTTGAAGGGGCCGGTTTTGTCACAAGGGAGCACTCATGCCGGCTGGAGCCAGTTTGGAAATATTCTAACCTATTCTTTCCCGTATAAACAGTTTTTCGAAATGCCTACCGCGCCTTTTCTGTATGGGGATTCGTATAAATGCAGGCATGTTTTTTCAGGAAATCTTGAGCAGTGGGGGCAGGCGCTGAAGGTGCAGCCTATACCTGATGTGTTGCTTTTGGGCTTGGCTGTCTCCTTGGCCGGGCCTCTGCTTAGACCAATCAACTGCTCAAGCTTTGTGGTCCATTTGTGGGGCGGGACGTCTGTGCAGCGAAAGCACGTTCTGAAGGTGGCCAGTTCTGTGTGGGGAGGTAGATCTTTCGTGCAGAGCTATTCTGCTGTTTCAGAACATATTGGCGAAATCGCAGCAGCTCACAATGACGGTTTGATCGCCATCAATTTTAATGATTCCATAAGTCAGACCAAAGTTAGAAATCTTCTACGCCGCCTGTTGAACGGAGACACTCTTGATACTTCCTACGGATCTCGTTTGAGGCATGCAATCCTGTCGACAGGGCAGGCAC of the Pseudodesulfovibrio sp. zrk46 genome contains:
- a CDS encoding SLC13 family permease, with translation MFTLTTDAITTFAIFGTAALLFISNRLRGDIIGILVILGLSLSGVLTPEEAIAGFSNPVLIILVCMFVVSDSVAYTGVAQRLAKNMVQMGQGSEWRLLALMMAGAGLVGSFMNSTATVAVFIPLALAVCRQTNLNKKRLLIPISAAALISGMMTLVASTQNLISNQLMVTNGFEPLDFFAFTPFGICVLSVAILFMLFLGRHILDRKGFRNATANTIGTEEIIKKYGLEDKIRRFRIKAGSSLIGKSIFQARLRQSYGVDLLAVEKPTLRSRRFVKPCLDSPFAQDDTLLLLGDTDKLETVAEKKKLQLRRRLHGGVREAMLQEIGVAEILIGPDSGLIGHTLRDSQFGKTYRVTVLSVRRGGKTISDQAANHKLRFGDILLVCGGWEDILNLTKERINFVLLTMPHESCEVLPARHKAPITMTILALMAGGMALEVLPTVLMAILTALTLMLTGCVDIKKIYRKISWQTIVLIGGMLPLATAITNSGGSDIIASFWTSIVGGWPPLGILAALFFLTTSIGLFLPSAATAVLVIPIALEAAPAFGIPPHALVMTATIACACPFISPYSSPANLLAMEAGGYEFKDFIKVGVPMLMLAAVITICLAHYLYL
- a CDS encoding TRAP transporter large permease — encoded protein: MIITIAILLLVVTLFIGVPIPFAFFTSAAFLIFTGGYDPGFLLPYGFAKMNSIVLLTIPLFIMAGGVMDKGGIGDRLVDVVDTIAGRVRGGLGIVTVVTCAIFGAVSGSSSATVSCIGSIMMPKLKKAGYPVGHVAALLANAGVLGILIPPSMLMILYAWMGNQSVLACFLAAFVPGLIVTVLLSVVNLVLLRNNKDIEVRPSEDLVTTSKVFAVKSAKASPALMMPVIILGGIYGGIMTPTEAAAVAVLYAIPVAMFFYRGLKMKNLMQTLIESATTTGVIMAMMFAVMILSRLYIMENLPEQIMNVLTSISDNKMVIMLMINVFLVIMGMLMDDVSGILLGTPILLPLVTQLGVDPVHFAAIMGVNLGMGNVTPPTAPLLYLSGRISGAQVTEMLKPTMYLILFAWLPTLLLTTYIPEISLGLVNLLMK
- a CDS encoding TRAP transporter small permease, with amino-acid sequence MQPIEFAPRLPLWNVLGKFQKTVMAATSILIVGMICYTVIARYVFGSDFYGSEELIQMLAFWLYFMGAAQGSREKSQISADILTCYVTNAKWCRIAQLVKDVVTVAICLLVTYWACLFVGWGIQMMPKSPVFRLPMLIPHTAIGLGFVLMSLYHVVYLIQDFMTHIKMCRAGE
- a CDS encoding L-serine ammonia-lyase, encoding MESIKELYRIGVGPSSSHTMGPKKAAEEFLDRNKETETFRVTLYGSLAATGKGHLTDQAILSVLGDERTSIVWKPEEELPGHPNGMQFEALSTDGQTMDVARVYSVGGGAIRYEDEGERASVEVYDMPNLLSILEMCEDRGITYWEYVEQCEGPEIWDFLREVWAVMEAAVERGLNTQGVLPGSIGLKRQAWSYYTKTKLSGADMQQTGLVTAYALAVSEENAAGGTIVTAPTCGACGIVPSVLHYLRHSQGVSENDILWALATAALFGNVIKQNGSISGAEVGCQGEVGSACAMASAAATQLMGGSVRQIEYAAEMGLEHHLGLTCDPVDGLVQIPCIERNACASSRALARAQMAILSDGTHRIPFDEVVQVMMQTGHDLPSLYRETSTGGLAKAYDARRKGCACIR
- a CDS encoding site-specific integrase, yielding MGKQVWHRVKRTKKEGGGIYPGLRYREHPERRHGIHKDRYYTLTYKVKGKTVSEACGWASEGWTPTKCYDLLRKLKENAKTGQGPYTLKDQRDRREKKEALEQAKLITLDEIWPKYLKFAQTKKKQSTWEKEEGHYRLWLSPCLGERPLRHIGMPEWDELVANLTSKKKAPRTVEYVTGTLRRILKYAYERQIVDEAPPSGKRIGVTGPGNSNRRLRVIRPDEAEAILDCLEKSDEAAWRMTKFAFLTGCRASEAYNLRWRDVDLLAERFTFTETKNKDARSLPISPSIRVLLGSEKEPEEYVFTKENGTPYYQAPVAFKRVVDKELKLNEGQTKRNRLTFHSIRHTVATNLARSLNLRDLMDVMGWRTVQMAMRYVKGSEDAQATALAGLEGGLSTDKGKVVPLRRANN
- a CDS encoding CHAT domain-containing protein; the encoded protein is MNTVKIIIALTFLLLSGCVAHMQPPEWTNTAEARYAENKDYLEPRVESADSSFSEVYCLCEAYLKLYEFEKLEGCLNLLEQKIDSGDKSVMGFDMSARPYMLKSEMYIELGEYDEAITEAQNGYAYAIKEDLHRLNYIELIKLYGHAYALKGDREGAFKAIDELNAIYLGYPFSLLQEDRDRGLAKIYFALGMYDEAVEVTSKRYAFNELAKALGGLVAGSGDYFLFMDLPYKYIKYKSLLESGHIEQAKEGYDELLSMDQVSHSGSIYWNVLYDRGRIAQAENNIPTAQEYYRKAIEAIELQRGSVGNEASRIGYISSKQKVYADMIDLLVNQKLDSLALMYCERAKARALVDLLAQRSSFSPEQETAEQQQEILARLNQAEAAFYRADQRNTQNDKERQKRAIGAIRRELSSEYPELATMTTVESLEPEAIQDFIRDGETLIEYYSYEQNLYAFMVTKHEVQAIRLDSQDLTADVQAFRQAIISESDQTQALGRKLYSRLIAPLPNHRGRERLLIVGHGVLHYLPFNALIGPEGYLIDSATIRFLPSASVMRFLERRHSTQQHEILLLGNPDLGDPMFDLSGAEVEVREIKKMWPDSTVLLRESATKQSLQEAGRLFRMIHIAAHGKFQSDAPLESAILLTPTTKDDGRLSVDDLYSMELNADLVTLSACETGMGEVKGGDDVIGLSRGFLFAGARSLVTSLWPVPDRETTYLMIEFYRNLKHMSRADALREAQLKTKNEFPSPFFWAAFQLTGNSE
- the dctP gene encoding TRAP transporter substrate-binding protein DctP, whose translation is MKKIFALILALCAMFALTACNDDGGKTAKNETVTIKLATQHPIEHMAHKAAERVKARIEKETEGRVQVKIYPANQLGDASQIYEEVIRGSIDAAHITVPDQFDARLGAGFLPYIARDYDQIREVFASDAFLPTEMAAMHDKLGVKFFSYFGEGFIGAGSVVPLENVAKAGVEKGIMLRVPGLDVFKFGAEELGFRTSSLPYADTYSALQTGVVKGWIGGPPNLNYLGFRDVIKYYYQYNVNFESTQYVMNKKKFESISEADRKVVESAFVDEGQQSFLMAESEDQMYRKKLEEAGIKVTMLTTQELEDCAKYVRDNAWPRLEKNLTPELLNGIKASY